From the Pedobacter cryoconitis genome, one window contains:
- a CDS encoding class I SAM-dependent methyltransferase — MNTINMNDSIIKELKLSTKFVEGYNHLETGCKCEKCSISRYRHTHEPDLADPNHSYWTYLNYCIKQVSIPGLWMEFGVGSGKSLSFIAERKPESIIYGFDSFMGLPEDWVFSDKRIYAKNSYSRDGIAPNVAVENIELVVGLFSETLNNFCATHKESCAFIHIDCDLYSSTIDVLNELFNADKIIPGTVILFDEFFNYQNYKDYEYRAFVDFIKSTGLGYRWFAHTESPVEWNGNQAALVII, encoded by the coding sequence ATGAATACAATAAATATGAATGACTCAATTATTAAAGAACTTAAATTAAGTACAAAATTCGTAGAAGGCTATAATCATCTGGAAACAGGATGCAAATGTGAAAAATGCAGTATATCCAGATACAGGCATACCCATGAGCCGGATCTGGCAGACCCAAATCATTCTTATTGGACTTACTTAAATTATTGTATAAAGCAGGTGAGTATTCCAGGGCTATGGATGGAATTTGGTGTGGGATCAGGTAAATCTTTATCTTTTATTGCGGAGCGTAAACCTGAAAGTATCATTTATGGTTTTGATAGTTTTATGGGTCTCCCAGAAGATTGGGTGTTTAGCGACAAACGGATTTATGCCAAAAATAGCTACTCCAGGGATGGAATTGCACCAAACGTAGCTGTGGAGAATATTGAGCTTGTTGTTGGCCTTTTTTCCGAAACATTAAATAACTTTTGCGCTACCCACAAAGAAAGTTGTGCTTTTATTCACATTGATTGTGATCTGTACTCCTCAACCATCGATGTGTTGAATGAGTTGTTTAATGCTGACAAAATTATTCCTGGAACAGTAATCTTATTTGATGAGTTTTTCAACTACCAAAATTACAAAGATTATGAATACCGAGCTTTCGTAGATTTTATAAAATCTACAGGTTTGGGCTATCGTTGGTTTGCCCACACGGAGAGTCCCGTTGAATGGAATGGTAACCAGGCTGCTCTGGTAATTATCTAA
- the ligD gene encoding non-homologous end-joining DNA ligase: MQKRKDNKIVMPEHISPMLCTLVQEPPTDTNYLFELKWDGYRIVSKVKNGEVRMNSRNGLDYTKRYPPIEEALRSLEHDIIIDGEVVVFTSEGKPDFDAIQLYNGHESPIQYCVFDLLWLDGHDLTDMPLVKRKELLKSLVAKNAVLKFSESYDDGKELYQKTLDLDLEGIIAKDKNSPYLSGSRGSAWLKVPTRKRQEFVIGGWADSDKTRSFKSLLFGAYENGKFTWIGRSGGGYKLKDMPGILEKLKAIETDKSPFVNEVLDTKGALTHWVKPQLVANFEFATWTKSGRIRKPATFLGFRYDKKPKDVVREIPKDTNGK; encoded by the coding sequence ATGCAAAAAAGAAAAGACAATAAAATTGTAATGCCTGAACATATCTCTCCAATGTTATGTACACTTGTTCAAGAGCCTCCTACAGATACGAATTACCTCTTTGAATTAAAGTGGGACGGATACAGGATTGTTTCAAAAGTTAAGAATGGTGAAGTAAGAATGAATTCTAGAAATGGGTTAGATTATACAAAAAGATATCCACCCATTGAAGAAGCTCTAAGATCTTTAGAACATGACATTATTATCGATGGCGAAGTTGTTGTATTTACAAGTGAAGGCAAACCTGACTTTGATGCCATACAATTATATAACGGACATGAATCCCCTATTCAGTATTGTGTCTTTGACTTATTATGGCTAGATGGGCACGATTTAACCGATATGCCACTAGTAAAGAGAAAAGAATTATTAAAATCACTTGTAGCTAAAAACGCCGTACTGAAATTTAGTGAAAGCTATGATGACGGTAAAGAATTGTATCAAAAGACCCTTGACTTAGATTTAGAGGGGATTATAGCAAAAGACAAAAATAGCCCTTACCTTTCCGGTAGCAGAGGATCAGCATGGTTAAAAGTACCAACCCGCAAAAGACAAGAGTTTGTTATAGGTGGCTGGGCTGATTCAGATAAAACAAGATCCTTCAAATCTTTATTGTTTGGAGCTTACGAAAATGGAAAATTCACATGGATCGGCAGGTCAGGTGGCGGTTACAAATTAAAAGATATGCCTGGCATTTTGGAAAAATTAAAGGCTATAGAAACAGACAAATCTCCTTTTGTAAATGAGGTACTGGATACAAAAGGTGCCCTTACCCATTGGGTTAAACCGCAGCTTGTAGCAAATTTCGAATTTGCCACCTGGACAAAATCAGGACGAATACGGAAACCAGCAACCTTTTTAGGTTTTAGATACGACAAGAAACCAAAAGATGTTGTCAGAGAGATACCTAAAGATACAAATGGTAAATAA
- a CDS encoding SOS response-associated peptidase: MCGRTVFAGSEEIVKELGVVYKGDPVPDNLNAPPGALVPIISSQSPNELQYFLWSLLAKYNTTGKPDYKYHTFNARFDKLYSSNMWSKLIETQTCAFITTGFYEWQKLEKDNPKTKKQIHFIKEKGQNLTFMAGLYDVWKNRLTGELVPNCAMITHDANEYMLDIHDRMPAFIEREKVNHWLDISISPTERLKLIDPVNNDFLESFKMEKVGNVEEFQKIGLFC, from the coding sequence ATGTGTGGAAGAACAGTATTTGCTGGAAGTGAGGAAATTGTAAAAGAACTAGGGGTTGTTTATAAGGGTGATCCCGTTCCAGACAATTTAAATGCCCCGCCAGGTGCTTTAGTGCCGATAATTTCAAGTCAAAGCCCTAATGAACTACAATATTTTTTATGGAGCTTATTAGCGAAATATAACACTACAGGTAAGCCGGATTATAAGTACCACACATTCAACGCTAGATTTGATAAATTATATTCGTCCAACATGTGGAGTAAACTAATTGAAACACAGACATGTGCTTTTATTACAACTGGTTTTTACGAATGGCAAAAATTAGAGAAGGATAACCCTAAAACGAAAAAGCAAATTCACTTCATCAAAGAGAAAGGCCAAAATTTAACCTTTATGGCAGGGTTGTATGATGTTTGGAAAAACCGCTTAACAGGGGAGCTTGTCCCAAATTGCGCTATGATTACCCATGATGCTAATGAATATATGTTAGATATACATGATAGGATGCCAGCTTTTATTGAGAGAGAAAAGGTTAATCATTGGTTGGACATTTCAATATCGCCAACAGAAAGGTTAAAGCTCATAGATCCAGTTAATAACGATTTTTTAGAATCATTTAAAATGGAAAAAGTTGGTAATGTTGAAGAGTTTCAGAAGATTGGTCTTTTCTGTTAA
- a CDS encoding DUF3606 domain-containing protein, with protein MATKGSKVERTSVNSSQPYELKYLADKLGVSIQAITGAKRATGSNDRSDIENYIKGKKAK; from the coding sequence ATGGCAACAAAAGGATCAAAAGTTGAACGGACATCCGTTAATTCTTCACAACCGTATGAATTGAAATACTTAGCAGATAAGCTAGGAGTAAGTATTCAGGCAATCACAGGAGCTAAAAGAGCAACAGGGTCAAATGATAGAAGTGATATAGAAAATTATATTAAAGGGAAAAAAGCAAAATAG